One Gemmatimonadota bacterium genomic window carries:
- a CDS encoding FKBP-type peptidyl-prolyl cis-trans isomerase, with protein sequence MPRNLIYPTLALILAACGAKPDAGANADSAAAAPPAVAPAAPAADVIPTTTFAPALGVDVATMTKTATGLYYKDLVVGTGAEATIGTTASLNYVGTLPDGTQFDASNGRPYSFRIGDKRVIQGWDDGVPGMKVGGKRLLVIPSEQGYGANGSGPIPPNAVLVFSLELVTVQ encoded by the coding sequence ATGCCCCGGAACCTGATTTACCCGACCCTCGCCCTGATCCTCGCCGCCTGTGGCGCGAAACCCGACGCCGGGGCCAACGCCGACTCGGCTGCCGCAGCGCCGCCGGCTGTGGCTCCGGCCGCGCCGGCCGCTGACGTCATCCCGACCACCACCTTCGCACCGGCACTAGGAGTCGACGTCGCCACCATGACGAAGACGGCGACCGGTCTCTACTACAAAGACTTGGTGGTCGGCACCGGCGCCGAGGCCACGATCGGCACGACGGCATCGCTCAACTATGTTGGTACCCTACCGGACGGCACCCAGTTCGACGCCAGCAACGGGAGGCCGTATTCGTTTCGCATCGGCGACAAGCGGGTCATTCAGGGATGGGACGACGGGGTGCCCGGCATGAAGGTCGGGGGCAAGCGGTTGCTGGTCATTCCGTCGGAGCAGGGCTACGGCGCCAACGGGAGCGGGCCGATCCCGCCGAACGCCGTGCTGGTTTTCAGCCTCGAACTGGTGACGGTTCAGTAG
- a CDS encoding arsenate reductase ArsC produces MTATVLFACVHNAGRSQMAAAWLNHLANPAKARAISAGTAPGKAVHPETITIMREVWIDLSEATPQFLSTELAATAGYLITMGCGDECPVVPGAIRADWPLPDPKGQALEAVRAIRDDIRRRVETMIATNGWT; encoded by the coding sequence ATGACCGCCACCGTCCTGTTTGCCTGCGTCCACAATGCCGGCCGTTCTCAAATGGCCGCGGCCTGGCTCAACCACCTGGCCAACCCGGCCAAGGCCCGGGCGATTTCCGCCGGTACCGCTCCGGGCAAAGCCGTGCATCCCGAAACCATCACCATCATGCGCGAAGTCTGGATTGACCTTTCAGAGGCAACGCCGCAGTTTCTGTCTACCGAACTCGCCGCAACCGCCGGATACTTGATCACCATGGGCTGCGGCGATGAGTGCCCGGTCGTACCAGGGGCCATCCGGGCAGACTGGCCCCTGCCCGACCCCAAAGGCCAGGCACTCGAAGCCGTTCGGGCCATTCGCGACGATATTCGGCGGCGGGTCGAAACCATGATCGCGACCAACGGCTGGACATAA
- a CDS encoding PhzF family phenazine biosynthesis protein: MEYRFYTCDVFTDARFGGNQLAVFPRAAGLSDGQMQQIAREFNFAETSFVLPPESGHTRRVRIFTPTREVPFAGHPNIGTAAMLAAHGELGAVGTRLDVVFEEIAGLVSVTIEPRADGRFWCELAAPELLSLGPPVPVAAVARAASLADGDIVTTTHEPRAGSVGLAFLLAEVRNRAALERARPDISALDRLAGLEFGQPYLHLYARTSDGFDLRTRQFSSGDPMLEDAATGSANAALAGLLAHYHPETNGTFRWRIAQGAEMGRPSVLEARAEKQEGQVANVWIAGETVAMTTGLFAL, encoded by the coding sequence ATGGAATACCGGTTCTATACCTGCGATGTGTTTACCGATGCCCGGTTCGGCGGCAACCAGCTGGCGGTTTTTCCTCGCGCCGCTGGCTTAAGCGATGGCCAGATGCAGCAGATCGCGCGGGAATTCAACTTCGCGGAGACCTCGTTCGTGCTGCCGCCGGAGTCGGGACACACCCGCCGAGTCCGGATCTTCACGCCGACCCGGGAAGTCCCCTTCGCGGGCCACCCGAATATCGGCACGGCCGCCATGCTCGCGGCACACGGCGAGCTTGGGGCGGTCGGGACCCGTCTCGACGTCGTGTTCGAGGAGATCGCGGGACTGGTGTCCGTCACGATCGAACCCCGAGCCGATGGGCGGTTTTGGTGTGAACTGGCGGCGCCGGAGCTGCTGTCACTTGGCCCGCCGGTGCCGGTCGCAGCGGTGGCCCGCGCGGCTTCACTCGCGGATGGCGACATCGTCACCACGACTCACGAGCCCCGGGCCGGATCGGTGGGACTCGCCTTCCTGCTCGCGGAAGTTCGGAACCGGGCCGCCCTCGAGCGAGCCCGGCCGGACATCTCCGCGCTCGATCGGCTGGCCGGTCTGGAGTTCGGGCAGCCGTATCTCCACCTGTATGCTCGAACCAGCGACGGGTTCGACCTCCGAACCCGACAATTCTCGTCCGGCGACCCGATGTTGGAGGATGCGGCCACCGGCAGCGCCAACGCGGCCCTGGCCGGACTCCTGGCTCACTACCATCCGGAAACCAACGGAACGTTTCGCTGGCGAATCGCGCAGGGAGCGGAGATGGGACGGCCGAGCGTTTTGGAGGCACGAGCGGAGAAACAGGAGGGCCAAGTTGCGAACGTGTGGATCGCCGGCGAAACCGTGGCGATGACCACGGGTCTCTTCGCCCTCTAA
- a CDS encoding alpha/beta fold hydrolase — protein MMRATILAAALLGTTACAKSAGQPEATKSMYHDNTGRDDILTGGVKMIPITTPKGTFKVWTKRVGNNPTIKVLLLHGGPGFTHEYFEAFDSFFPGAGIEYYYYDQLGSYYSDQPNEPDLWDLPRFVEEVEQVRVALELNKDNFYLLGQSWGGLLAIEYALKYQQNLKGLIISNMMSSIPAYVSYAENVLMPAMDPKVLAEIKALEAKKDYANPRYMELLIPNHYQQHILRMPPDQWPDPVNRAFKHVNQAVYIPMQGPSELGASGKLEKWDRSADLGRIAVPTLVIGAIHDSMDPEHMEWMSEQFPKGRYLECPNGSHMAMYDDQQTYFPGLIQFITDVNQGKR, from the coding sequence ATGATGAGAGCGACGATACTGGCGGCGGCTCTACTTGGTACCACAGCCTGCGCCAAGTCAGCCGGACAGCCGGAGGCTACGAAATCCATGTACCACGACAACACCGGACGAGACGACATCCTGACGGGCGGGGTCAAGATGATCCCGATCACGACCCCCAAGGGGACGTTCAAGGTCTGGACCAAACGGGTCGGCAACAACCCCACGATCAAGGTCCTGCTCCTCCACGGGGGTCCCGGCTTCACCCACGAATATTTCGAGGCCTTCGACAGTTTCTTCCCGGGCGCCGGGATCGAGTACTACTACTACGACCAACTCGGCTCCTACTACAGCGATCAACCGAACGAACCCGACTTGTGGGACCTGCCCCGTTTCGTCGAGGAAGTCGAGCAGGTTCGGGTCGCGCTCGAGCTCAACAAAGACAACTTCTATCTCTTGGGACAGTCGTGGGGCGGGCTCCTCGCCATCGAGTACGCCCTCAAGTACCAGCAGAACCTGAAGGGCCTGATCATCTCGAACATGATGTCGAGCATTCCGGCCTATGTCTCGTACGCCGAAAACGTCCTGATGCCGGCCATGGACCCGAAGGTCCTGGCCGAGATCAAGGCGCTCGAAGCCAAGAAAGACTACGCCAACCCCCGGTACATGGAACTGCTGATTCCGAATCACTATCAGCAACACATTCTCCGGATGCCGCCCGACCAATGGCCCGACCCGGTCAACCGGGCGTTCAAACACGTAAACCAGGCCGTCTACATCCCGATGCAGGGTCCGAGCGAGCTTGGCGCGAGCGGCAAGCTGGAGAAGTGGGACCGGAGTGCCGATCTCGGCCGGATCGCCGTGCCCACCTTGGTGATCGGTGCCATCCATGACTCCATGGACCCCGAGCACATGGAGTGGATGTCGGAGCAGTTCCCGAAGGGGCGGTATCTCGAATGTCCGAACGGGAGCCACATGGCGATGTACGACGACCAGCAAACGTACTTTCCGGGCCTGATCCAGTTCATCACCGATGTGAACCAAGGGAAACGCTGA